Proteins found in one Vagococcus carniphilus genomic segment:
- a CDS encoding phosphatase PAP2 family protein has protein sequence MTKNKQLYWHYAASLCLLLFAAIAYFVKSNEAILAGIDNPIIHLIRGNLTDGKTAFFTYITKFANTITIILLTGVAFLFLYKYKEKIAAFWLLINAALIQGLGNTLLKLFFNRPRPSVKHLVSAGGTSFPSGHAMGSMLFYGTFIFLMPKFIQNKILCLAIQILLGLLILGIGTSRIYVGVHYPTDILGGFLMGAAWLFFSYPYFKKYDFKQQFEGK, from the coding sequence ATGACAAAGAACAAACAATTATATTGGCATTATGCTGCTAGTTTATGTCTTTTATTATTCGCTGCTATTGCCTACTTTGTAAAATCAAATGAAGCCATTTTAGCTGGCATTGACAACCCAATTATTCACCTGATTAGAGGAAACTTAACGGATGGAAAAACAGCTTTTTTTACTTACATCACAAAATTTGCTAACACCATCACAATTATTCTTTTAACTGGTGTTGCCTTTTTATTTTTATATAAGTACAAAGAAAAAATAGCTGCTTTTTGGCTTTTAATTAACGCTGCCCTAATCCAAGGGCTTGGAAACACTCTGTTAAAACTATTCTTCAATAGACCCAGACCTTCTGTTAAACATTTAGTTTCAGCTGGTGGAACAAGTTTTCCTAGTGGACACGCTATGGGAAGCATGCTATTTTACGGTACATTTATCTTTTTAATGCCTAAATTTATCCAGAATAAAATATTATGCTTAGCCATCCAAATTTTACTAGGTCTTTTAATTTTAGGAATCGGAACAAGTCGAATTTATGTTGGAGTACATTATCCAACAGACATTTTAGGTGGTTTTCTAATGGGAGCTGCTTGGCTATTCTTTTCTTATCCTTACTTTAAAAAGTACGATTTTAAGCAACAGTTTGAAGGGAAGTAA
- a CDS encoding TIGR01212 family radical SAM protein (This family includes YhcC from E. coli K-12, an uncharacterized radical SAM protein.) encodes MFTFEKGDSKRYYTWNDALRETFEEKIFKVPIDGGFDCPNRDGTVAHGGCTFCSVSGSGDMIVAPSDPLPIQFRKEVDQMHKKWPSTNQYIVYFQNFTNTHAPVEVIKHRFEQVINEEGVVGLSIGTRPDCLPDEIVEYLAELNQRLYLWVELGLQTTYETTSDMINRAHDYQTYLDGVAKLRKHNINVCTHLINGLPGETYDMMMENVRRTVTDSDIQGIKLHLLHLMTNTKMEKDYLEGRLQLLTQHDYTQLICDQLEIIPSDIIIHRLTGDAPRDTIIGPMWSLKKWEVLNSFDTELAKRGTYQGIYANGKCGELVYA; translated from the coding sequence ATGTTTACGTTTGAAAAAGGAGACTCTAAACGGTATTACACTTGGAATGATGCCCTTAGAGAAACATTTGAAGAAAAAATATTTAAAGTACCAATTGATGGGGGTTTTGATTGTCCAAATCGAGATGGAACGGTCGCTCATGGTGGGTGTACATTTTGTAGTGTTTCTGGGTCAGGAGATATGATCGTCGCACCAAGTGACCCACTGCCAATTCAATTTCGAAAAGAAGTCGACCAAATGCATAAAAAATGGCCGTCAACTAATCAATACATTGTCTATTTTCAAAATTTTACTAATACTCATGCACCTGTTGAAGTCATTAAACACCGATTTGAACAAGTCATTAACGAAGAAGGCGTGGTTGGTTTATCTATCGGTACAAGACCTGATTGTTTACCTGACGAAATAGTTGAGTACCTTGCTGAATTAAATCAACGCCTCTATTTATGGGTCGAGCTTGGGCTACAAACAACTTATGAAACAACAAGCGATATGATTAACCGCGCTCATGATTATCAAACCTACTTAGATGGTGTGGCTAAATTACGTAAACATAACATTAATGTCTGTACTCACCTCATCAATGGTCTACCTGGTGAAACCTATGACATGATGATGGAAAACGTCCGAAGAACTGTCACAGATTCAGATATTCAAGGAATTAAACTTCATCTACTCCATTTGATGACAAACACTAAAATGGAAAAAGATTATCTAGAAGGACGTTTACAATTACTAACACAACATGATTACACACAACTGATTTGTGACCAGTTAGAAATTATTCCTTCTGATATTATTATCCATCGATTAACTGGAGATGCTCCTAGAGATACCATAATTGGTCCTATGTGGAGCTTAAAAAAATGGGAAGTATTGAATAGTTTTGATACAGAATTAGCTAAAAGAGGAACCTATCAAGGAATTTACGCAAATGGAAAGTGCGGTGAATTAGTTTATGCTTAA